The Sphingobium aromaticiconvertens genome has a segment encoding these proteins:
- a CDS encoding thioredoxin family protein, which yields MKNIKILGAGCKRCQATEDMIRAEAGKLGVDMTIEKVTDYAAMAQFGVMSTPAVVIDGKVVHAGGLPKQEDIGKWLGA from the coding sequence ATGAAGAACATCAAGATACTCGGCGCCGGATGCAAGCGATGCCAGGCAACGGAGGACATGATTCGGGCAGAAGCCGGCAAGCTTGGTGTGGACATGACGATCGAGAAAGTCACCGACTATGCCGCAATGGCGCAATTTGGCGTGATGTCGACGCCCGCCGTCGTGATCGACGGGAAGGTTGTGCATGCTGGCGGGCTGCCCAAGCAAGAAGACATCGGTAAGTGGCTGGGGGCGTGA
- a CDS encoding permease: MATRSTAPSPWRRSASAWSMGLIVTLIAWFAIYRQLQPFSNWAAAHLPIQPGTSLAEAVSFFLYDTAKVLMLLTLVVFAMGVVRTWFSPERTRAILTGRREGFGNVVAAGLGIFTPFCSCSAVPLFVGFVSAGIPLGVTFSFLIAAPMINEVALGLLFALLGWKVALTYLAFGLSIAIVAGWVIGRLHLEGWLESWVRDLRTAPVDLEAQRLSLVDRFEAGWDAVRDIVGRVWIWIIAGIAAGAFIHGYVPAELLSRIMGQGAWWSVPAAVLLGIPMYSNAAGIIPVVEALLGKGAALGTVLAFMMSVIALSLPEMIILRKVLSIRLILVFIGVVATGILAVGFLFNALFA; the protein is encoded by the coding sequence ATGGCGACGCGATCGACCGCCCCCTCGCCGTGGCGGCGGTCGGCGTCGGCCTGGAGCATGGGCTTGATCGTCACGCTGATCGCTTGGTTTGCGATCTATCGCCAACTCCAGCCCTTTTCCAACTGGGCCGCTGCCCATCTGCCGATCCAGCCGGGCACATCGCTGGCCGAGGCCGTCTCCTTCTTCCTGTATGACACCGCCAAAGTGTTGATGCTGCTGACCCTTGTGGTCTTCGCCATGGGCGTGGTTCGCACTTGGTTTTCTCCCGAGCGAACCCGCGCCATCCTCACGGGGCGGCGGGAAGGCTTTGGAAATGTGGTGGCGGCCGGGCTGGGTATCTTCACGCCCTTCTGCTCCTGCTCCGCCGTCCCGCTGTTCGTGGGGTTCGTCTCGGCAGGGATCCCGCTGGGGGTGACTTTCTCCTTCCTGATCGCGGCTCCGATGATCAACGAGGTCGCGCTTGGCCTGCTCTTCGCCCTGCTCGGCTGGAAGGTGGCACTGACCTATTTGGCGTTCGGACTCAGCATCGCGATCGTCGCCGGCTGGGTGATCGGCCGCCTCCACCTCGAAGGCTGGCTCGAAAGCTGGGTGCGCGACCTGCGAACCGCGCCCGTCGATCTCGAGGCGCAGCGGTTGAGCCTAGTCGACAGGTTCGAAGCGGGATGGGATGCCGTTCGCGACATTGTGGGCCGCGTGTGGATCTGGATCATCGCGGGTATCGCGGCAGGCGCCTTCATCCATGGTTATGTGCCGGCCGAGCTTCTGTCCCGTATCATGGGGCAAGGCGCATGGTGGTCGGTGCCGGCCGCGGTCCTCCTGGGCATTCCGATGTATTCCAATGCCGCCGGGATCATTCCCGTCGTGGAGGCGCTGCTGGGCAAGGGCGCCGCGCTGGGAACGGTGCTGGCCTTCATGATGTCGGTTATCGCGCTGTCGCTCCCCGAAATGATCATCCTGCGCAAGGTGCTCAGCATCAGGCTGATTTTGGTTTTCATCGGGGTGGTCGCGACCGGCATCCTGGCGGTCGGCTTTCTCTTCAACGCCCTCTTCGCCTGA